From the genome of Agrobacterium tumefaciens:
AGAAACTGGCTGTCGCAGGCGTCACCAACAATGCCGCGTTCCTTGCGAAAATTGTTAGCCTGGAAGCCTTCGAGAACGCCAAACTCGATACAGGTTTCATAACCCGCAATGAAGGTGCACTCTTCTCTTTGGAAGAGCCGACGCAATCCGAACTCGCGACTGCGGCACTCGGCCTTCTTCTAGTCCGCACCAAGCGCGTTGGTTCAGAAACAGATCCTTACAGCCCATGGAACGTCCCAACTGCCTTTCGCATGAATGCGCCCGCTCGCCAAACGCTGCACTTCAAGGTGGATGGACAGGAGTTGATGTTAGCCGTCACGCATGGTGCCGACACTCTGCTTCTGGATATTGGTGGGAAGAAGGTCATGATCTCCGGCCGTCTCACCGAGGACGGATTGTTAAGAGCTACGATCGGCGACCGGCAAGAAAGCGCCTATTTTTTCTCAGGCGATCATACCCATGATCTCTTCATCAGGGGCAGGCACTTTCGGGTCTGCGAATGCGAACTGGCCGACGACGAGACCACCAGTCAACCATCAGGTGGGCTGGAGGCACCGATGCCCGGCCTTGTTCGCTCGGTTTTTGGAAAGAAGGGTGCCAAAGTCAAGGCCGGCGAAGCTCTTGTCGTTATGGAAGCAATGAAGATGGAGCATACCATTCGTGCACCGTCAAACGGCAGGGTAACCGCATTCAACTGTGCTGAAGGCGACATGGTCGAAGCGGGCAAGGTGTTGTTGGACTTCGAACCGGAGGCCACGTGAGATGGGATGGCCAGCCGCAGTCAAAATCGTCGAGGTCGGTCCGCGTGATGGGCTGCAAAACGAACCCGCATTGGTCCCAGCCTCTGTGAAGATAGAGTTGATAGAACGTCTTGCGGCGGCAGGATTGACCGTCGTGGAAGCGGGGGCATTCGTTTCACCCAGATTGGTTCCCCAAATGGCAGATAGCCGTGATGTCTATCATGGGCTGAGACCGCGCCCCGGTGTCGCCTACCCGGCGCTTGTTGCCAACATGAAAGGCCTTGTGGCGGCGATCGAAGCTGGAGTTCAGGAGATTGCTGTTTTCGTGTCCGCGTCTGAAGGTTTCAGCCAGCACAACATCGCCTGCTCTCGCGCTGAAAGCCTGATCCGATTGCGTGAAGTCGTGGAGACGGCGCACAAGTGGAACTTCAAAATACGAGGCTACGTATCCTGCATCGCTGGCTGCCCATATGATGGCGCTGTGCCACCCGAGAATGTCGTGGCGATGACTGATGCACTTCTGGCCATGGGATGTAACGAAATATCGCTCGGTGACACGATTGGCGTGGGTACGGCAGGCCAGATCCGAACGATCATAGACCGGGTGGCGACCTACGCTGCGCGCGACAAACTCGCGATGCATTTCCACGACACCTACGGTCAGGGACTGGCGAATGTGTTGGCATCGCTTGAGGAAGGAATCTCGGTCTTTGATGCCTCTGTCGCTGGCCTCGGTGGTTGCCCATTTGCACCTGGCGCAAGCGGAAACGTTGCGACTGAAGATCTTCTCTACCTGCTACAGGGCCTCGGCATCGAAACAGGCGTCGATCTGATGACGATCGCAAAAACCGGGGACTGGATCAGCCGCAACCTAGGACGGGCAAATGCCGCCAAGGCGGGAAAAGCGCTGCTCGCGGCAGGTATTCGAGGAGACACCGATGGCGGATGAATTGCTGGTAGATAACCGCGGCGACGTTCTCTGGCTGACGTTGAACCGGCCACAGGTTCACAACGCCCTGAATGTAGCGATGACCGAGGCTTTGGCGAACGCAATCAATCAGGCGTCTGGCGACAATTCATTGCGCGCCGTTGTAATAACAGCCAGTGGCGAATGGAGCTTCTGCTCCGGGGCCGATCTCAAGGAAAATGCAGGTGGGATGTTCCTCACGCAATCCGGCACGAACCCGATAGCAGACGTCATCCGTGCCATAGAAAACTGCGACAAAGTCGTCATCGTACGCATTGGCGGTAATGTTTTGGCGGGCGGTATCGGCATTGTTGCCGCCTGCGACCTCGCCTACGCAGCCGACCATGCAGAATTTGGGTTACCTGAGGTGCGTGTGGGGCTCTTTCCGGTGATGGTGGCGGCCAAACTTCTGGAAAGAATACCACTTCGGCGACTTCAGGAGATGGCTTATCTGGGGCAGCCAATCAGCGCGACCGAGGCCAGGGAATGCGGTTTGATCAACGACTGTGTTTCCCTCAGAGACCTTGATGACGCTGTTGAGGACGCACTCACTCTGTTGCGACAAAATTCACCGGAGGCGCTTTCTGCAGGCAAACGGGCAATGTCGCAGCTGCGCGACATGGCGACCGACGAGCGGTTCGCTTTTGCGGAGCGGACAATCGCCGCCATCAGCAAAAGCGCGGATGCGATCGAAGGCAGGTCAGCTTTTGCCGAAAAAAGAAAACCGCAGTGGCTCAAATCACCCAAGATATGACGGCTTCTGCTTAATCGATATTATCCCCGTACACGCGTTGACGCCCTTCGGCAAATCGCGTTCTATCCGCTGCCTTTCGCCGGGACATGCTGGCGGAACAGGGAGGGACAAACATGCGTCTGGTCAAAACCGTTGGTGAACTGCGCGAACATATCGCCGTACTCCGGCGTGACGGTAAAAAAGTCGGTTTTGTTCCGACGATGGGTTTTCTTCATATTGGTCATATGACGCTGGTTGCTCATGCCCAGGCGGAAAACGACGCGACGGTGGTCTCCATCTTTGTCAATCCGCTGCAATTTGGTGCCAACGAGGATCTGGCACGTTACCCTCGCGATCTCGACCGTGACAGCTCAATGCTCGAGGCTGCCGGTGTCGACATTCTGTTCGCTCCCGATGTCAGCGAGATGTATCCACGCCCCATGCAGACGGTGGTGGATGTTCCCGAACTTGGCAGCCAACTGGAAGGAGCCGTCCGCCCTGGGCACTTTGCGGGCGTTTCGACTGTGGTGACGAAGCTGTTCAATCTGGTTCAGCCAGACGCCGCTTATTTCGGAGAGAAAGACTACCAGC
Proteins encoded in this window:
- a CDS encoding hydroxymethylglutaryl-CoA lyase, which translates into the protein MGWPAAVKIVEVGPRDGLQNEPALVPASVKIELIERLAAAGLTVVEAGAFVSPRLVPQMADSRDVYHGLRPRPGVAYPALVANMKGLVAAIEAGVQEIAVFVSASEGFSQHNIACSRAESLIRLREVVETAHKWNFKIRGYVSCIAGCPYDGAVPPENVVAMTDALLAMGCNEISLGDTIGVGTAGQIRTIIDRVATYAARDKLAMHFHDTYGQGLANVLASLEEGISVFDASVAGLGGCPFAPGASGNVATEDLLYLLQGLGIETGVDLMTIAKTGDWISRNLGRANAAKAGKALLAAGIRGDTDGG
- a CDS encoding enoyl-CoA hydratase, producing the protein MADELLVDNRGDVLWLTLNRPQVHNALNVAMTEALANAINQASGDNSLRAVVITASGEWSFCSGADLKENAGGMFLTQSGTNPIADVIRAIENCDKVVIVRIGGNVLAGGIGIVAACDLAYAADHAEFGLPEVRVGLFPVMVAAKLLERIPLRRLQEMAYLGQPISATEARECGLINDCVSLRDLDDAVEDALTLLRQNSPEALSAGKRAMSQLRDMATDERFAFAERTIAAISKSADAIEGRSAFAEKRKPQWLKSPKI
- a CDS encoding pantoate--beta-alanine ligase; its protein translation is MRLVKTVGELREHIAVLRRDGKKVGFVPTMGFLHIGHMTLVAHAQAENDATVVSIFVNPLQFGANEDLARYPRDLDRDSSMLEAAGVDILFAPDVSEMYPRPMQTVVDVPELGSQLEGAVRPGHFAGVSTVVTKLFNLVQPDAAYFGEKDYQQVTLIKRMVEDLAQPVRVVAVPTVRESDGLACSSRNVYLSSDQRRAAVIVPRALNEAERLYQSGCDDPVAFEAAITRFIADEPLATPEVVAVCDPFTLTPLTSLQSGPVLVALFVRIGATRLLDNRVIGADKSTNGKAA